Proteins co-encoded in one Listeria ivanovii subsp. ivanovii genomic window:
- a CDS encoding bifunctional metallophosphatase/5'-nucleotidase, producing MKHLTLWHTNDVHSHLEHWPRIFTFLKEKRSTADEEGKSVLFFDIGDFLDRVHPLTEGTNGLANTDLLNQLPYDAVTFGNNEGTTLAHEDLENLYKHAVFPVVCCNFFADKARTKQPDWVKSIVYKEINQIKIAIIGATAPFKEYYEEMGWGIEEPMRAIKKQIAGLEQGTDLVIMLSHLGLPTDERIALEIPEVDIILGGHTHHLLENGKLEGNALLAAAGRWGEYVGKVDIELDDDNHILSKTATTFKTEDLPAVPNEANEIQAYFEKGRDELTEKVVAIPEKLAHNWFDDSEIAHILNDAVCEWTGAETFVMNAGIFMTDFEAGIVTAFDIHQMLPHPLNAIALTMAGEELEILIAGIYRKKAELRDIPLRGFGFRGEFFGTILMDRAGFDPVKQIALFDNKPIDKNREYRIATHDTFVFAPFFPIVKQIKRKEVYTPELLRDILKWKLKEMYGQEENK from the coding sequence CAAATGATGTTCATAGTCACTTGGAACATTGGCCACGAATTTTTACCTTTCTAAAAGAGAAACGATCTACAGCTGATGAAGAAGGTAAGTCAGTGTTATTTTTCGATATTGGCGATTTTTTGGACCGGGTTCATCCGCTTACTGAAGGAACAAATGGCCTTGCTAATACTGATTTACTCAATCAATTACCATATGATGCGGTGACATTTGGAAATAATGAAGGAACGACTTTAGCACATGAAGACTTAGAAAATTTATATAAACATGCCGTTTTTCCAGTTGTTTGTTGTAACTTCTTTGCCGATAAAGCAAGAACGAAACAACCAGACTGGGTGAAGTCGATTGTATATAAAGAAATAAATCAAATAAAAATAGCCATCATTGGTGCCACAGCTCCCTTTAAAGAGTATTATGAAGAAATGGGCTGGGGAATCGAGGAACCAATGCGTGCGATAAAAAAACAAATTGCTGGCTTGGAACAAGGAACCGACTTGGTTATTATGCTGAGCCATCTAGGACTGCCAACTGACGAACGAATTGCACTTGAAATTCCTGAAGTCGATATTATTTTAGGGGGACATACACACCATCTACTTGAAAACGGAAAATTGGAAGGGAATGCTTTGCTTGCTGCTGCCGGAAGATGGGGCGAATATGTTGGTAAAGTCGATATCGAGCTAGACGACGATAATCACATCCTTTCTAAAACTGCGACCACTTTTAAAACCGAAGACTTGCCAGCTGTTCCAAATGAGGCAAACGAAATTCAAGCTTATTTTGAAAAAGGTCGAGACGAACTCACCGAAAAAGTAGTTGCGATTCCCGAAAAGTTAGCGCATAATTGGTTTGATGACTCCGAAATTGCTCATATTTTAAATGATGCCGTTTGTGAATGGACTGGCGCGGAGACATTTGTTATGAACGCAGGGATTTTTATGACCGACTTTGAGGCTGGGATTGTAACTGCCTTTGATATTCACCAAATGTTGCCTCATCCACTTAATGCGATTGCACTAACAATGGCAGGCGAGGAATTAGAAATACTGATTGCTGGGATTTACCGAAAAAAAGCAGAACTTAGGGATATTCCATTACGAGGATTTGGTTTTCGTGGCGAGTTTTTTGGCACTATTTTGATGGACCGAGCTGGATTTGACCCAGTGAAACAAATAGCCCTTTTTGATAATAAACCAATTGATAAAAATCGGGAATACCGAATAGCTACACACGATACTTTTGTATTCGCCCCGTTTTTCCCAATTGTGAAACAAATAAAACGAAAAGAAGTATATACACCAGAGTTACTCCGAGATATTTTAAAGTGGAAACTCAAGGAAATGTATGGACAGGAGGAAAACAAGTGA